One region of Epilithonimonas zeae genomic DNA includes:
- a CDS encoding DUF4932 domain-containing protein, whose protein sequence is MTRTIISVLLILTCLFSKAQDRINFTEKFKKENQGKYKIEINEAKELIHIMLAITKSGLENDDMIQQEGVYYKDVISHFKPFKDEKIIKTFDSLLVASPYNYIFLTGNGISYDFKGEKLVKNEIFVFPATGVSGIKITENPITTYKKEIEDFAIKSKFREFYKKQKPYYSQIISDYDRKANLGKQWKWLEKNFKTKINSYIIFCSPLINSLNYTGDFDNNNFKLIYMVLPPLDNFEKLSEIQNELFNTRVMLTEIDHNYVKAPSIANKEAIDQYFKDRKIWTDENTEGIFAYPNPVKVFDEYMTYGVFVLFCEDNYDQKNFLETKQSIIALMKERGFPKMQEFTDKLLKVRAENRDKKIDDWYPEFLKQFAE, encoded by the coding sequence ATGACCAGAACGATTATTTCAGTTTTATTGATTTTAACCTGTCTCTTTTCAAAGGCTCAGGACAGAATTAATTTTACTGAAAAATTCAAAAAAGAGAATCAGGGAAAGTATAAAATTGAAATCAATGAGGCAAAGGAATTGATTCATATAATGCTGGCAATTACCAAATCCGGATTGGAAAATGATGATATGATTCAGCAGGAAGGTGTTTATTATAAAGATGTCATCTCACATTTTAAACCTTTTAAAGATGAAAAGATCATCAAAACTTTCGACTCTTTGCTGGTTGCTTCACCCTACAATTATATTTTTTTAACGGGAAATGGTATTTCCTATGATTTTAAAGGTGAGAAGCTCGTTAAAAATGAAATATTTGTCTTCCCGGCAACTGGTGTTTCAGGTATTAAAATCACTGAAAACCCAATTACGACTTACAAAAAAGAAATTGAAGATTTTGCGATAAAGTCTAAGTTTAGAGAATTTTACAAAAAACAGAAGCCGTACTATTCTCAAATTATTTCCGATTATGATAGAAAAGCTAATCTGGGCAAACAGTGGAAATGGCTGGAGAAAAATTTTAAAACCAAAATCAACAGCTACATCATCTTCTGTTCACCACTCATCAACAGTCTGAACTACACCGGAGATTTTGACAACAATAATTTTAAGCTGATCTATATGGTTTTGCCACCACTCGATAACTTTGAAAAACTTTCGGAGATTCAAAATGAGCTGTTCAATACAAGAGTAATGCTTACTGAGATTGACCACAATTATGTAAAAGCACCAAGTATCGCAAACAAAGAAGCTATTGATCAGTATTTTAAAGACAGGAAGATATGGACAGACGAAAATACAGAAGGCATTTTTGCCTATCCAAATCCGGTAAAAGTATTCGATGAATATATGACATATGGCGTTTTTGTTTTGTTCTGTGAAGATAATTATGATCAGAAAAATTTCCTTGAAACTAAGCAAAGCATCATTGCGCTGATGAAAGAAAGAGGTTTTCCGAAAATGCAGGAATTTACAGACAAGCTGCTGAAAGTTCGTGCAGAAAACCGTGATAAAAAAATTGACGATTGGTATCCCGAATTTTTAAAACAATTCGCTGAATAA